One window of Leptospira yasudae genomic DNA carries:
- the pheS gene encoding phenylalanine--tRNA ligase subunit alpha has translation MNLSQELDSIYQEAIQKIGSSVSEEDLDKNKNDFIGKKGKLTAVLKNVASLSIEEKKTVGQKANELSKKLEAFVAETKSSLKKKLFETQAASEFFDSLRPLPKASNGSLHPITQIQYEIEDIFASMGFSVMDGPEIETDTNNFGALNFTDDHPAREMQDTFYLENGNLLRTHTSAIQVRTLRKLKPPFRIIAPGRVFRYEEVDASHEHTFYQIEGMVVGKDISAANLIDTMQVLLSRIFEKEIKTRLRPGYFPFVEPGFELDINCLVCDGKGCPVCKHSGWLELLPCGLIHPNVLSHAGLDPKEWTGFAFGLGLDRLVMMRYGIHDIRYFQSGNLRFLKQF, from the coding sequence ATGAACTTATCTCAAGAACTCGATTCAATTTATCAGGAAGCGATCCAGAAAATCGGCTCTTCCGTTTCCGAAGAGGATCTGGATAAGAATAAGAACGACTTTATCGGTAAAAAGGGAAAGCTCACCGCAGTTTTGAAGAACGTGGCCTCTCTTTCCATCGAGGAAAAAAAGACCGTCGGTCAAAAGGCCAACGAACTTTCCAAAAAACTCGAAGCGTTCGTCGCCGAGACAAAGTCTTCATTGAAGAAAAAACTCTTTGAAACGCAGGCCGCTTCCGAGTTTTTCGATTCCCTTCGTCCTCTTCCGAAAGCTTCCAACGGAAGTCTTCATCCGATCACTCAGATTCAATACGAGATCGAAGACATCTTCGCATCGATGGGATTCAGCGTGATGGACGGGCCCGAAATCGAAACGGACACGAACAACTTCGGCGCGTTGAATTTTACGGACGATCACCCTGCGAGAGAAATGCAGGATACGTTTTATCTGGAAAACGGAAATCTTCTCAGAACTCATACTTCCGCGATTCAAGTAAGAACATTAAGAAAATTGAAACCACCGTTTCGAATCATCGCTCCGGGAAGAGTGTTCCGTTACGAAGAAGTCGACGCATCCCACGAACATACGTTTTACCAGATCGAAGGTATGGTCGTCGGAAAGGATATTTCCGCAGCGAATCTGATTGATACGATGCAGGTTCTTCTTTCCAGAATTTTCGAAAAGGAAATCAAGACGAGGTTGAGACCCGGATATTTCCCGTTTGTGGAGCCAGGCTTCGAATTGGATATCAATTGCCTCGTTTGTGACGGAAAGGGTTGTCCCGTTTGTAAACATTCGGGTTGGCTGGAACTCTTACCTTGCGGTTTGATTCATCCGAACGTTTTATCCCACGCGGGATTGGATCCGAAAGAATGGACCGGTTTTGCGTTCGGTCTCGGTTTGGATCGACTCGTGATGATGCGTTACGGAATTCATGATATCCGTTATTTCCAATCGGGTAACCTTCGTTTCTTAAAACAATTCTAA
- a CDS encoding UDP-N-acetylmuramate--L-alanine ligase, translating into MKIFLIGIGGIAMGNLAYMLKKSGHDVSGSDAGVYPPMSDKLKEWNIPYFEGFKAENIQGQDLIIVGNAISRGNPEVEEMLNSGMNYLSMPAAISEFFLKGKKVIVVAGTHGKTTTTFLIHHILKENGVEPGLFVGGIRKDGFPGFELGNGPYFVIEGDEYDTAFFDKSSKFLHYRPTYAVLNALDFDHADIFPDITAIETMFKRLINLVPGNGKIFYWSGSGSLKKLVQHVKFTKTEGFEWNRKDSSLTWKKHELFWDGTKLDPALFGDHNYRNIEVAIRVCSEILKSHNPTGYKAGIAKAIDSFPGVKRRQDILFQSPKAVVMEDFAHHPVAVHETIHAVKKRFHDYKIVALFEPRSATSHRNVFQKEYSYSFLGADLTILTEIHNLKKVSKDIRLDVKKLVQKLLKNSKTVPVYAKDPQELLAKLEKMIPQFTGEKILILAMSNGSFGGIYPGLVELARKHV; encoded by the coding sequence TTGAAGATTTTTCTGATCGGAATCGGCGGGATCGCCATGGGCAATCTCGCTTATATGCTCAAAAAAAGCGGACACGACGTATCCGGTTCGGATGCGGGCGTTTATCCGCCTATGTCCGATAAATTAAAAGAATGGAATATTCCATACTTTGAAGGTTTTAAAGCGGAGAATATCCAAGGTCAGGATCTGATCATCGTCGGGAACGCCATTTCCCGCGGAAATCCCGAGGTCGAGGAAATGCTGAACTCTGGGATGAATTATCTTTCGATGCCGGCGGCGATCAGCGAATTCTTTCTCAAAGGCAAGAAGGTCATCGTAGTGGCGGGAACACACGGAAAAACGACGACTACGTTTTTGATTCATCATATTCTGAAAGAGAACGGAGTCGAACCCGGGCTTTTTGTCGGAGGAATTCGGAAGGACGGTTTTCCGGGATTCGAGCTCGGAAACGGGCCGTACTTCGTTATCGAAGGCGACGAATACGACACAGCTTTTTTCGACAAGTCCTCCAAGTTTCTTCATTATCGTCCCACCTATGCGGTGTTAAACGCTCTGGATTTCGATCACGCGGATATTTTTCCCGATATAACCGCGATCGAAACCATGTTCAAACGTCTCATCAATCTCGTACCCGGAAACGGGAAGATCTTTTATTGGAGCGGTTCGGGTTCTCTCAAAAAACTCGTTCAACACGTTAAGTTTACGAAGACGGAAGGATTCGAATGGAATCGGAAGGATTCTTCCCTTACTTGGAAAAAGCACGAGCTCTTCTGGGATGGAACGAAACTGGACCCGGCTCTGTTCGGAGATCACAATTACAGAAACATCGAAGTTGCGATCCGCGTTTGTTCCGAAATTTTAAAGTCTCACAACCCGACCGGGTATAAGGCAGGAATCGCGAAGGCGATCGATTCGTTTCCGGGCGTCAAACGCAGACAGGATATTCTCTTTCAATCGCCGAAGGCGGTCGTTATGGAGGATTTCGCGCATCACCCGGTGGCCGTTCACGAAACGATCCACGCGGTCAAAAAAAGATTTCACGATTATAAGATCGTCGCCTTGTTCGAACCGAGAAGCGCGACCTCTCATAGAAACGTATTTCAAAAGGAATATTCGTATTCTTTCTTAGGTGCGGATTTAACCATTCTTACCGAGATCCACAATTTGAAGAAGGTTTCAAAGGACATTCGTTTGGATGTAAAGAAGCTCGTTCAAAAACTTTTGAAAAATTCCAAAACCGTTCCGGTTTACGCAAAAGATCCTCAAGAGCTGCTTGCAAAACTTGAGAAAATGATTCCCCAATTTACGGGAGAGAAAATTCTGATCTTAGCTATGTCCAACGGCTCGTTCGGCGGAATATATCCCGGACTGGTTGAATTAGCGCGGAAGCACGTATGA
- a CDS encoding DUF4340 domain-containing protein: MKRWILLFLALVVLVVSFFFLDERKEDQTEISVWDIDVDEIEYQPPKGSWGAEDASLFYPSPVILKRQKGISEGREFFSVQSKDLETGETIVFEGGYNTENIFRELSVLKSKGVEPIVEGKIPASLALNENSPQIVLKSSGKTRKTVRIGKKKTGDSTRIVQDGNEILVIQGNTADRFTRGIAEFRQKQLVNLRDESVVETIWEEEGKTLRLDNHPFKEQTIKKNFWRRLSGKLIALEQHLGDSWNNQVVGQLAELYPDDSNGAGYAVAKSLASVPADASLKIKLSNGDWITLRYYPKTNINSVDYRPTVRIINGKFSEPPFYIREDSFLRLKEIAANLDKAEQRKEPLNLNTIPKNPNASHPHK, from the coding sequence TTGAAACGTTGGATTCTTCTCTTTCTTGCGTTAGTCGTTCTTGTCGTTAGTTTTTTCTTTTTGGATGAAAGAAAAGAGGATCAAACGGAAATTTCCGTTTGGGACATCGACGTAGACGAAATCGAATACCAACCTCCGAAAGGTTCATGGGGAGCCGAAGACGCCTCGTTGTTTTATCCGTCGCCCGTGATTCTCAAGAGGCAAAAGGGAATCAGCGAAGGACGCGAATTTTTTTCCGTTCAATCCAAGGATCTCGAAACGGGGGAAACGATCGTATTCGAAGGCGGATATAATACCGAAAATATTTTTCGAGAACTTTCCGTTTTAAAATCCAAAGGCGTCGAACCGATCGTCGAAGGAAAGATTCCCGCCTCATTGGCGTTAAACGAAAATTCTCCGCAAATCGTTTTGAAATCCTCCGGTAAAACCCGCAAAACCGTTCGTATCGGTAAAAAGAAAACCGGAGATTCGACGAGAATCGTTCAGGATGGAAACGAGATTCTCGTGATTCAAGGAAACACAGCCGATCGATTCACGAGAGGAATCGCGGAGTTTAGACAAAAACAACTCGTCAACCTCAGAGACGAATCCGTGGTCGAAACAATTTGGGAAGAAGAAGGAAAAACGCTTCGTCTCGACAATCACCCCTTCAAGGAACAGACGATCAAAAAGAATTTCTGGAGAAGACTTTCCGGAAAGCTGATTGCTTTGGAGCAACACCTGGGCGACTCTTGGAACAACCAAGTCGTGGGTCAGCTCGCCGAATTATATCCGGACGATTCGAACGGAGCGGGATATGCAGTCGCTAAAAGTCTGGCTAGCGTTCCTGCGGACGCTTCCTTAAAGATCAAACTTTCCAACGGAGATTGGATTACGTTGCGTTATTATCCGAAGACGAATATCAATTCCGTCGATTATCGGCCAACGGTTCGTATCATAAACGGGAAATTTTCCGAACCTCCTTTTTATATCCGCGAAGATAGTTTCTTGCGGTTAAAAGAAATTGCGGCGAACTTGGACAAAGCGGAGCAGAGAAAGGAACCGTTGAATCTCAATACGATTCCTAAGAATCCGAACGCTTCGCATCCCCACAAATGA